TGCCGTTATCGGAAATCTCGAACCCATCAAACAGGATCGTGGGGTCATGTCCCTCGGTGGCGAGGTCATGGCGCTCAATCAAGCGAATTCGGATTCGTCCATCTGAAGGCGTTAGCTTTCGCTCCTCGATGGCATCAATGGAATTGGAGATTGCCTCGAACAGCGGGATCAGACCGCGTGGCGCGCTTAGGTCGATGCGCTCCACAAGGCCACGTAGGTCTGTCCGCATTCGATGCCTCCCCTGCATCAACGTAGGGGTCGACTTCATCACACTCGCGCCTGTAGGGCCAGTTTGCCGGTGTTGAAGCCTGCGCCTCTGCGGTCGCGCCCGCTGCGACGGGCCGCGTCGTCGGGTAGGAAGAGCCCCCACGCAGGGTTAGACGATCCGCCCCCGTAACGTCCGGGAGCTCCCCCTCGATCCTGTCCCCCAGAGGCGTCCGGGATCGCTCCCCAGTCGCCCAGGAGCCCGGTTGATCGTCGAGGGGGATCGTCCCCTGTCCGGGAAGGTTGCCGCGTCCCTGAGCGCGTCCTGTGCGGACGAACGCACCGGCCCGTTGAGGGATATCCGAAGGGTATGGATCGGAGAGGGATACGCGGACGACAGACAAGAAAAAAGGCCGCGATTGCTCGCAGCCCTTGTCCTGTCTCGCTTCACTGTCCACCGCAAATGGTGGCCGGGGAGGGAATCGAACCCCCGACACGGGGATTTTCAATCCCCTGCTCTACCAACTGAGCTACCCGGCCACTGGCGAGCGCGGAATGATACGGCGGCGGGGCGCGTGCGGCAAGCATCACGGCAGCTGAACCTGCTTGTGGGGTGTCGCTCCGGGCGCATTCCGCGCGTTGCATGATGGCGTTACGGATGTAGATGCCGCACTGCGGCGGGAGGCGACGATGTCCACGAAAACGATTGCCCGGATGGGCATGGCCCTGGCGGCGGTATTGCTGGTGTCGGGTTGTGCGACGGGTGGCAGAGTCGGCGCCGCGGAAAAGCTCGCGATCTATCGCGCCGCGGCGGGTTTGCCGGTCAACAGCTTCCCGTTCCACGGGAGCATCACCGGCTGGACGCCGCTGGGCGACGGCGCGATCGCGCTGTGGACCAGCCCGAGGCGCGCCTGGTTGCTGGACCTGGACGGGCCTTGCCCGGATATCGAATTCACCCCGGTGATCGCGGTCACCAGCAGCCAGGCCGGGCGCGTTTCGGCGCGCTTCGACAAGGTGCTGGCAAGCGGCCAGGGTTCGATGCAGATCCCGTGCCGCATCAGCGAGATCCGTCCGCTCGACACCAGCAAGGTCAAGGCCGCCGAGAAGGCGGCCCGCGAAGATCAGGAAGCGTCTTCGGGCACGTAGCCGGCGGGCGTTTCGGCGCCGCCGCCGAACAGGAACTTCTCCATCTCGCCTTCGAGGAAGGCGCGGTGCGCGGGATCCAGCGGCGACAGCCGGTTCTCGTTGATCAGCATGGTCTGGTGCGCCAGCCATGCCGCCCAACCGGCCTTGCCGATGTGCGCGAAGACGCGCTTGCCCAGTTCGCCCGGCCACGGTACGAAGGCGAGGCCTTCGGCGTCCTGTTTCTGGTATTCGCAGTACACGGTGCGGCTCATGGCGGCGGATCCTCCTGCTGCTCGGCGAACTGCGCGTCGAGCAGTGTCCTGACGGGCGCCGGGATCCCGAGGGCATCGATCGCGTCTAGCGATACCCAGCGCAGGTCGTCATTGTCGCCCACCGCGGCGGCGGGGGCGACTGCGCGCCAGCGCAGCGTCAGCAGCCTCAGCCGGTAGTGGCTGAAAGCGTGGGCAATCGGCTCGAGGGCCTCGCCCTGCGCGTAGTCACCGTCGACATGGGCGTGGAAAAGCGCACGCGCGGTGTCATGGTCGTCGGCCTCCGGCAGCGACCAGAGCTGGGCCCAGACGCCGGCCGGCGGGCGGCGGCGCAGCAGCACGCGGCCTTCGCTGTCGCGAAGCAGCAGCAGAACGGCTTCGCGCTGCGGCAGCGCCTTGCCGGGTTTCGGCGTGGGCAGCTCGGTGACGCGACCTTGGATGCGTGCGACGCAGCCGTCGTGCAGCGGGCAGAGGATGCACGCCGGGTCGTGGCGCGTGCACAGGGTGGCGCCGAGATCCATCTGCGCCTGGGTGTAGTCGGCCAGGCGCGCGTCGGGCAGCTGCGCCTCGGCGTGCTGCCAGAGCTGTTTCTCGACCTTGGGCAGGCCCGGCCAGCCGCTGACGCCGTGGACGCGTGCCAGCACGCGCTTGACGTTGCCATCGAGGATCGCGTGGCGGTCGCCCCAGGCCTGCGACAGGATCGCGCCGGCGGTGCTGCGGCCGATGCCCGGCAGCGCCAGCAGTGCGTCGAAGTCGCGCGGCAGTTCGCCGTCGTGGCGTTCGACGCAGGCGCGCGCCGCGGCGTGCAGGTTGCGCGCGCGCGCGTAGTAGCCCAGACCCGACCAGAGCCCGAGCACGTCGTCCAGCGGCGCGGCGGCCAACGCCGGCAGGTCGGGCAGGGCGGCCACGAAGCGCTCGAAGTAGGGCACCACCACGCGCACCTGGGTCTGCTGCAGCATGATTTCCGACAGCCACACCCGATACGGCGAGCGCGGGTGCTGCCAGGGCAGGTCATGGCGGCCGTGGATGTCGAACCACGCGAGGAGCCGCGGCGCGAAGCCGCTGTCGGCAACTTCGCTCACGGCGATTCTTCGATCGTCACTTCCACGCCTTCGAGCACGCCACCCGGCACTTCGATGCGCGGCGCGGTGGCGCGCGCACGCAGCGGCGGCAGCGGTGAGTCGTCCGCGGCGGACTGCGACCAGGCGAGGATTTCGGCGATGCGCAACACGGCTTCGGCGCGCGCGTCGCCACGCGCAAGCTGCACGGCCACGGGGTCGCCAAGCGTCGCCTTGCCGGCGTAGGCGATGGAAAACGGCAGCGGGGTGTCCGGTGCGTCCAGCGGCGGCGGCAGCGCCGGCCAGGCCTGCGGCCATGCTGCCATGCGCCCGGACAGCTCCAGCAGCAGTGCGCGCGACAGTGCGATCCGGCCGCGCGCATCGAGCGTGGGCACCACGCCTTCACCCTGCAACACCACGTCGGCCGGCGCGAGCGACCACGCACCGTTGCGCAGCCGCAGCGGCCCATGCAGCCCGAGCGTGAATGGCAGCGCGCTGTCGCCGCCGTCGTAGCGCGCGCTTGCGCCGAAGCGCAGCGGCTGCACGCGGAGCGTGCCGGCGTCGTAGCGCAGCGGCCCGGAGGCGGTGACGTAGGCGGGCAGCCGCCAGCTGCCGTTGTCCAGCGTGGCGCGGCCGGTGACGGCGGCGCCGCTGCCGTTCTCGACCCGTTCGGCAGCGATGCGCAGGTCGAACTGGACCGCCGTGGGCGGCGCAAGCACGAGGCGACCGCGTGCCTTCGCGGCCAGCGGCGCGCCGGCGCGCAGCGCGTCCAGGGACAGCCCGAGCGCTTCGACGTGCCAGCCGTCGCCGTCGATGCGACCGTCGTTGACCAGCAGGCCATTGCGCAGCGTGGGGATCCGGCCGTCGCCGGGTGGCCGCGTGGCAAGCCAGGCCGTGAGCGCAGCGACATCAAGCCGGGGCGCGTCGAGTTCGATGCGGTCGAGCTCGAGCGGCGCGGCGCGGTTGCGCAGCGTGGACCATGGCAGGGAAAGGAACACACGCTCTGCGCGCAAGAGTGGCGTGGCGGCACCAGGCTGGCGCGCGACGACGTCGCGCACTTCGAGCATGGGCGTGCCGCGCAGGCGGTAGCGCGCTTCGCCCGAAGCGCTGATCTCCAGCCCGAGGATGCCGCCCACCGTGTCCAGCGCGAGCCGCGAAAGTCGCTGCGGCTGTGCCAGCAGCGACAGCACGATGGCGGCGGCAAGCAGCAGGAGCGCAAGCGTCCCCGCCAGCCAGGCGGCAACGCGGCGCCGCGTCACGCGCCCAGCGCTTCCGGCAGCAGTGCGTCGACGAAGGCCTCGGCGTCGAACACGCGCAGGTCTTCGGGGCGCTCGCCGATGCCGGCGTAGCGGATCGGAATGCCGAACTCGCGCGCCAGCGCGAACACCACGCCGCCCTTGGCGGTGCCGTCGAGCTTGGTGACCACCAGCCCGGTCACGCCGGCCGCGGCGTGGAACTGGCGCAGCTGCGACAGCGCGTTCTGGCCGGTGGTGCCGTCGATGACCAGCAGCACTTCGTGCGGCGCGGCGTTGTCGAGCTTGCCGAGCACGCGCTTGATCTTGCCGAGCTCGTTCATCAGTCCCTGCTGGGTGTGCAGGCGCCCGGCGGTGTCGGCGATCAGGATCTCGGTGCCGCGCGCGCGCGCGGCCTGCAGCGCGTCGAACGCCACCGAGGCGGCGTCGGCGTTCTGGCCCTGCGCGATCACCGGCACGCCGTTGCGCTCGCCCCAGGCCTGCAGCTGAGCGACCGCCGCGGCGCGGAAGGTGTCGCCGGCGGCCAGCATCAGGCTGCGGCCTTCGTCCTTGTAGCGCCGCGCCAGCTTGCCGATGGTGGTGGTCTTGCCGACGCCGTTGACGCCCACGGTGAGGATCACGAACGGGCGCACCGCCGGGTCGATCACCAGCGGCCGCGCGACCGGCTCGAGCATGGCGATCAGGTCGCCGCGCAGCGCGCCGAGCATCGCGTTGGCATCGGCGAACTCGCGGGCCTTCATGCGCTTGCGCAGCGACTCGACCAGCTGGGTGGTGGCGGTGACGCCGACGTCGGCGGTCAGCAGCGCGGTTTCGATCTCGTCGAGCAGGTCGTCGTCGAGGCGCGGATTGCGCGAGAACAGGCCGCCAAGCCCGCGGGCGAAGCCGCTGCCCTTCAGCCGTTCGCGCCAGCCCGACTTGCCGGGTGCCGCGGCCGGCTTTTCCTGGGTTCCGGATGACCCGGGCGTGGCCGGTATCGGCGCTTCGATCGGGACCTGCGCGGGTGGCAACGGGGCGGCAACAGGCGCGGCGACCGCCGCATCCATGAACGCCTGCACCTTGGCTTCGGCTGCTGCCTCGGCTTCCGTCGACGGCGAAGTACCGGCGGTCGCGTCGATCGCATCGGCGACCGGCGCGGCGCGCGCGTCGTCGGTGTGGTCGCCTGCATCGGAACCCGACGGCTCTGTACCGGGGGCGTTCGGAAACGCCGCCGCCAGCGCCTCGATGTCCAGTTTCGGCCTGCCGGCATGCCCTCCGCCGGTGCCTGCTTCGGGTTTCTTGCGGCGGAAAAAGCTGACCATTGCGATGGCAACCGGACCGTGTGGGGGAGGGGGTGCACATGGCCGCGCGAGCGCGGACAATGACGCGGCATGGTACCACCGGCCCACATTCCGACCCTTTCGCCACGCGCCAGGCCCGCGGGCAGCGTGCGCATCATCGGCGGCCAGTGGCGTGGGTCGAAGCTGCCGGTGGCCGACGCGCCGGGCCTGCGCCCGACGTCCGACCGCGCGCGCGAGACCCTGTTCAACTGGCTGCAGCCGATGCTGCACGGTGCGCGCGTGCTCGACCTGTTCGCCGGCAGCGGTGCGCTCGGGTTTGAAGCGCTGTCGCGCGGTGCCGCCGAAGCGCTGCTGGTCGAACGCGATCCGGCGCTGGTGCAGGCGCTGTACGAAAGCTGCGAACGCCTGCACGCAGGCGACGCCGCTAAGGTGGTGCGTGCCGACGCGCTGGAATGGCTGCGACTGCCCGTGCACGGCCGCTTCGACCTGGTGTTCGTCGACCCGCCGTTCGCCGACGGCGCCTGGGCCGCGGCGCTGCAGCGCCTGCCGCCGTGGCTCGCGCGCGACGCGTGGCTGTACCTGGAATCGCCCGCCGGCGTGGCACCCGATCCCGGTGCGGGCTGGCGCCTGCACCGCGAGTCCGCAACGCGCGATGCGCGCCACGCGCTCTATCGCCACGCGACTGCCGACGCCGCCGGGAACGGACCCGCTTGAGCCCGGCCTGCCGCCGCGCTGCTACACTCGCCGCGGCCCAAGCCACCCGACCCGGCGCAGCGACGCGATGACCACAGCACGCAACAGGATCGCCGTCTATCCCGGCACCTTCGATCCGATCACCAACGGCCACGTCGACCTGGTGGACCGGGCGGCGCCGCTGTTCGAGAAACTGATCGTCGGCGTTGCCGAAAGCCCGGGCAAGGGTCCGGCACTGCCGCTGGCGCTGCGCGTCGAGCTGGCCCGCGAAGCGCTGGCCGCGCACCCCAATGTGGAAGTGCTGGGCTTCGGCTCGTTGCTGGCGCACTTCGTTGCCGAGGTCGGCGGCGGGGTGCTGCTGCGCGGCCTGCGCGCGGTGTCGGATTTCGAGTACGAATTCCAGCTGGCCAGCATGAACCGCCACCTGATTCCCGAAGTCGAGACGCTGTTCCTGACCCCCGCGGAACAATATGGCTTCATCTCATCATCGCTGGTACGCGAGATCTCACGCCTTGGCGGCGATGTCTCGGGATTCGTGCCGGCGGCAGTGGCCGATGCGCTGCAGGCCGAATGGCGGCGCACCAAGCTTTGACCTCCGGAACCACGCGTTCCGGCCTTCCAGAAAACATGGGGAACCTGCAATGAACACGATGTCCCGCCTGATCCTGACCGCCTGCCTCGTACTCCCGCTGCTGGCCGCGTGCAAGAAGGAAGAAGCCGCGCCGGTCGCCGTCCAGGCCGCGCTGACCGCACCTGCCGCCGGCTCCGACGACTCGGCGTGGCGCGCCTACGTCTCCGACGTGGTGACGCGCAACATGGAGGGCATCAGCAACCAGCCCTACGTGTATTTCCTGCCGTCCACGGCCGGTGCCGAGGACCAGACCGGCGCCTACGAGCGCCTGCTCGACAAGGCCAAGGGCGACGTGGCCCGCGGCATCGTCAAGGGCAACCTGCTGGCCTACGCCTCGGCTGATTCCACCCGCATGGGTGACATCGTGGTGCAGTCGTTCGCCGACGTGCCGGCCGACACCATGAAGGGCGTGCGCGTGCTGTTCATCGGTGCTGCCGCCGACAACGAGCGCGTCGCGGCCGCGGTTGCCCCCGCCGGCGTCGACTACGTCTTCATCGAAGCGAAGTGATCCAGGCGCCGCCGCCGGCATCCCCGGCGGCGGTCCTTGCGGGCTAGGTCTACAATGAGCCCATGGCCCTGCGTATCAATGAGCTCTGCGTCAACTGCGACGTCTGCGAGCCGGCATGCCCGAACGATGCGATATCGCAGGGCGAGACCATCTATGTGATCGATCCTGCGCGCTGTACCGAGTGCGTGGGGCATTTCGACGAGCCGCAGTGCGTCGTCGTCTGTCCTGTCGAGTGCATCGACCCCGATCCCGACATCCCTGAAACCCACGACCAGCTGCTTGCCAAGCTCATGCGGCTGCGGGAGAACGCTGCATGAGCCTTCGCAACCTGCTGCACCTTGGCGCGCTGTCGCTGCTGTTGGCCCTTGTGCCGGCGTGCGCCAGCGTGGCCGATGGCGAAGCCGTTGCCGCCACCGCGACCTCCGGCGCGCCTGCGGCCAGGCCGCCGGGCGTCGCCGTGGCCTCGGCGCACGCGCTGGCCACCGATGCGGGCCTCGAGATCCTGGCCGACGGCGGCAACGCCTTTGACGCCGCGATCGCGGTGTCGGCGGTGCTGTCTGTGGTCGAGCCGATCAGCTCCGGCATCGGCGGCGGCGGATTCTTCCTGCTGCACGATGCCGCCAGCGGCCAGGACCTGTTCGTGGACGCGCGCGAGACCGCGCCGGCCGCGGCCACGCCAGAGCGCTATGTGCTGGCCGACGGCGGCTTCGACCGCGACCGCGCCACCAACGGCGCATGGTCGGCCGGCATCCCCGGCCTGCCGGCCGCGTTCGTGCACCTGCAGGCCGAACATGGCCGGCTGCCGCTTTCGCGCAGCCTGGCACCGGCGATCCGCATCGCCCGCGAGGGCTTCCCGGTGTATGCGCGCATGGCGCGCGGCTACCAGGCGCGGCGCGAGGTGATGGAGCGTTATCCCGGCACACGCGAGGTGTACCTGGCCGGTGGCCGCCCGATC
This Luteimonas sp. MC1572 DNA region includes the following protein-coding sequences:
- the mutY gene encoding A/G-specific adenine glycosylase; this encodes MSEVADSGFAPRLLAWFDIHGRHDLPWQHPRSPYRVWLSEIMLQQTQVRVVVPYFERFVAALPDLPALAAAPLDDVLGLWSGLGYYARARNLHAAARACVERHDGELPRDFDALLALPGIGRSTAGAILSQAWGDRHAILDGNVKRVLARVHGVSGWPGLPKVEKQLWQHAEAQLPDARLADYTQAQMDLGATLCTRHDPACILCPLHDGCVARIQGRVTELPTPKPGKALPQREAVLLLLRDSEGRVLLRRRPPAGVWAQLWSLPEADDHDTARALFHAHVDGDYAQGEALEPIAHAFSHYRLRLLTLRWRAVAPAAAVGDNDDLRWVSLDAIDALGIPAPVRTLLDAQFAEQQEDPPP
- a CDS encoding oxidative damage protection protein, whose protein sequence is MSRTVYCEYQKQDAEGLAFVPWPGELGKRVFAHIGKAGWAAWLAHQTMLINENRLSPLDPAHRAFLEGEMEKFLFGGGAETPAGYVPEDAS
- a CDS encoding YfhL family 4Fe-4S dicluster ferredoxin — encoded protein: MALRINELCVNCDVCEPACPNDAISQGETIYVIDPARCTECVGHFDEPQCVVVCPVECIDPDPDIPETHDQLLAKLMRLRENAA
- the rsmD gene encoding 16S rRNA (guanine(966)-N(2))-methyltransferase RsmD; translated protein: MVPPAHIPTLSPRARPAGSVRIIGGQWRGSKLPVADAPGLRPTSDRARETLFNWLQPMLHGARVLDLFAGSGALGFEALSRGAAEALLVERDPALVQALYESCERLHAGDAAKVVRADALEWLRLPVHGRFDLVFVDPPFADGAWAAALQRLPPWLARDAWLYLESPAGVAPDPGAGWRLHRESATRDARHALYRHATADAAGNGPA
- the ftsY gene encoding signal recognition particle-docking protein FtsY; this encodes MVSFFRRKKPEAGTGGGHAGRPKLDIEALAAAFPNAPGTEPSGSDAGDHTDDARAAPVADAIDATAGTSPSTEAEAAAEAKVQAFMDAAVAAPVAAPLPPAQVPIEAPIPATPGSSGTQEKPAAAPGKSGWRERLKGSGFARGLGGLFSRNPRLDDDLLDEIETALLTADVGVTATTQLVESLRKRMKAREFADANAMLGALRGDLIAMLEPVARPLVIDPAVRPFVILTVGVNGVGKTTTIGKLARRYKDEGRSLMLAAGDTFRAAAVAQLQAWGERNGVPVIAQGQNADAASVAFDALQAARARGTEILIADTAGRLHTQQGLMNELGKIKRVLGKLDNAAPHEVLLVIDGTTGQNALSQLRQFHAAAGVTGLVVTKLDGTAKGGVVFALAREFGIPIRYAGIGERPEDLRVFDAEAFVDALLPEALGA
- a CDS encoding DUF6491 family protein codes for the protein MSTKTIARMGMALAAVLLVSGCATGGRVGAAEKLAIYRAAAGLPVNSFPFHGSITGWTPLGDGAIALWTSPRRAWLLDLDGPCPDIEFTPVIAVTSSQAGRVSARFDKVLASGQGSMQIPCRISEIRPLDTSKVKAAEKAAREDQEASSGT
- the coaD gene encoding pantetheine-phosphate adenylyltransferase; the protein is MTTARNRIAVYPGTFDPITNGHVDLVDRAAPLFEKLIVGVAESPGKGPALPLALRVELAREALAAHPNVEVLGFGSLLAHFVAEVGGGVLLRGLRAVSDFEYEFQLASMNRHLIPEVETLFLTPAEQYGFISSSLVREISRLGGDVSGFVPAAVADALQAEWRRTKL